Within the Alteromonas sp. M12 genome, the region CCCTGAAGATGCTGGCGGTTTACAACTTAGTCGTTTAGATTCAGCGCTTATTTTTGAACAATTGGCAAGTGGATGCACTGCCACCACAGCAATGATGACAATTCATAATATGGCCACTTGGATGATCGCGACTTGGGGAACTGAGACAGTCAAGTCGGCCTGGTGCCCAACGTTAGTGACGGGCGAACATTTAGCATCCTATTGTTTAACTGAGCCGGGATCTGGCTCAGATGCAGCATCATTGCGCACCTCTGCGGTAAAAGAAGGTGACCATTACCGTATTAATGGCTCTAAGATGTTTATCTCTGGTGCGGGAGAAACCGATGTTCTGGTGGTTATGGTCAGAACAGGTGACAAAGGCCCTGGCGGTATCTCAGCCGTGGTGATCCCTGCTGATGCTGAAGGGGTCATTTATGGTAAAGCAGAAGAAAAAATGGGCTGGAATGCTCAACCTACTCGGTTGATTACGTTTCAAGATGTTTTAATACCCGTTGATAATCTTCTCGGAGAAGAAGGGGAAGGGTTTAAATTCGCCATGATGGGACTCGATGGTGGCAGGGTAAATATTGCAACTTGCTCCATTGGTACTGCGCAACGGGCGTTGGAAACTGCTACTGAATATATGCAAACTCGCACTCAGTTTGGTAAACCCCTTGCGGCATTTCAAGCGCTACAGTTTAAATTGGCTGATATGGCGACCGAATTAGTCGCGGCCCGTCAAATGGTAAGATTGGCTGCGTTTAAGATTGATAGCCAAAGCCCAGATAAAACGACTTACTGTGCCATGGCTAAACGATTTGCAACAGACGTGGGTTTTCAAGTTTGTAATGAAGCGCTACAAATTCACGGTGGTTATGGTTACATTCAAGAGTACCCACTTGAGCGTCATGTGCGGGATGTGCGTGTACATCAAATTTTAGAAGGTACAAATGAAATTATGCGCGTCATCATCGGTCGACGTTTATTATCAAACAGTGATAGCCAAATCCTTTAGGAGTTTAGATTATGGAATTACCTGTAGTTTTTGATATTCAGACTTGTAAAAATGGCAAATCTAT harbors:
- a CDS encoding acyl-CoA dehydrogenase family protein; amino-acid sequence: MNFDLTEDQIAFVDTAKQFADQELAPHAAHWDKHHIFPKEVIKKAGELGFCALYTPEDAGGLQLSRLDSALIFEQLASGCTATTAMMTIHNMATWMIATWGTETVKSAWCPTLVTGEHLASYCLTEPGSGSDAASLRTSAVKEGDHYRINGSKMFISGAGETDVLVVMVRTGDKGPGGISAVVIPADAEGVIYGKAEEKMGWNAQPTRLITFQDVLIPVDNLLGEEGEGFKFAMMGLDGGRVNIATCSIGTAQRALETATEYMQTRTQFGKPLAAFQALQFKLADMATELVAARQMVRLAAFKIDSQSPDKTTYCAMAKRFATDVGFQVCNEALQIHGGYGYIQEYPLERHVRDVRVHQILEGTNEIMRVIIGRRLLSNSDSQIL